One Streptomyces sp. ML-6 genomic region harbors:
- a CDS encoding SDR family oxidoreductase, with translation MDIGNPIDFTGRAVLVTGGTKGIGAAIAGAFLDAGADVLVCGRSEPPKPLGSGPRRAHFRAADVRDPAAATSLVEAAAERFGRLDVLVNNAGGSPDADAATMSPRFVEKVVALNLLAPFHLAQAANRIMREQPGGGSIINIGSVSAHTPQPGTAAYTAAKAGLLALTRALALEWAPRVRVNHITAGPVRTGSAAAVYGEGGVAAVAGVIPMRRMAEPDDVARACLYLASGLAPYVNGADLAVHGGGEAPARFLAVRDGRNGSPGAEPDDRPFSSP, from the coding sequence ATGGACATCGGCAATCCGATCGACTTCACGGGGCGGGCGGTGCTCGTCACCGGTGGCACGAAGGGCATCGGCGCCGCGATCGCCGGGGCCTTCCTGGACGCCGGGGCGGACGTACTGGTCTGCGGGCGGAGCGAGCCGCCGAAGCCCCTCGGGAGCGGCCCGCGCCGGGCGCACTTCCGGGCGGCCGACGTCCGCGACCCGGCAGCGGCCACCTCCCTGGTCGAGGCGGCGGCGGAACGGTTCGGGCGGCTGGACGTGCTCGTCAACAACGCGGGCGGCTCCCCGGACGCCGACGCGGCCACCATGTCGCCGCGCTTCGTCGAGAAGGTCGTCGCCCTGAACCTGCTGGCACCGTTCCACCTGGCACAGGCCGCCAACCGGATCATGCGGGAACAGCCCGGGGGCGGCTCGATCATCAACATCGGCAGCGTCTCCGCGCACACCCCCCAGCCGGGCACGGCCGCCTACACGGCGGCGAAGGCCGGGCTGCTGGCCCTGACCCGAGCCCTGGCCCTGGAGTGGGCGCCGCGGGTGCGCGTCAACCACATCACGGCCGGCCCGGTCCGCACCGGGAGCGCGGCGGCGGTGTACGGCGAGGGCGGCGTCGCCGCGGTGGCCGGGGTCATCCCGATGCGGCGGATGGCGGAGCCGGACGACGTGGCGCGCGCCTGCCTGTACCTGGCGAGCGGGCTGGCCCCGTACGTCAACGGTGCCGACCTGGCCGTGCACGGCGGCGGCGAGGCGCCGGCCAGGTTCCTCGCCGTACGGGACGGGCGGAACGGGTCACCGGGGGCGGAGCCCGACGACCGACCATTTTCGTCCCCTTGA
- a CDS encoding SPFH domain-containing protein, translating to MADITRRFGLRHLRSAPTAHIRHHKRGRLAHDGPGLSFWYRSLTAALSEVPVNDRELAMAFHARTSDFQDVTVQATVTYRIDDPAEAAARLDFSIDPDTGAWRGAPLEQIATLLTETAQQHTLDVLARTSLAEALVDGVAAVRDRVAAGLAAEPRLPATGIDVVAVRVVAIRPEAEVERALRTPAREQIQQEADRATYERRAVAVERERAIAENELASQIELARREEQLVEQRGTNARREAEENAGADGVRAEAEAARKVRLARAEAEAAREVGAARAEAQAAWLRVHGEVDDATLHALAATRLAENLPRIDSLTLSPDVLTGLLGKLGRPGPETRA from the coding sequence ATGGCCGACATCACCAGGCGCTTCGGCTTGCGCCATCTGCGCTCCGCGCCCACCGCGCACATCCGCCACCACAAGCGGGGCCGGCTCGCCCACGACGGCCCCGGGCTGAGCTTCTGGTACCGCTCGTTGACCGCGGCGCTCTCGGAGGTCCCGGTCAACGACCGCGAGCTGGCGATGGCCTTCCACGCCCGCACGTCCGACTTCCAGGACGTGACCGTGCAGGCCACCGTGACGTACCGGATCGACGACCCGGCCGAGGCCGCCGCCCGGCTGGACTTCTCGATCGACCCGGACACCGGGGCCTGGCGCGGCGCGCCGCTGGAGCAGATCGCCACGCTGCTGACCGAGACCGCCCAGCAGCACACCCTGGACGTCCTGGCCAGGACGTCGCTGGCCGAGGCCCTGGTGGACGGTGTCGCAGCGGTGCGCGACCGGGTCGCGGCGGGGCTCGCCGCCGAACCGCGGCTGCCCGCCACGGGCATCGACGTGGTGGCCGTGCGGGTGGTGGCCATCCGCCCCGAGGCCGAGGTGGAGCGCGCCCTGCGCACCCCCGCCCGCGAGCAGATCCAGCAGGAGGCCGACCGAGCCACCTACGAGCGCCGCGCCGTGGCCGTCGAACGGGAACGGGCCATCGCCGAGAACGAGCTCGCCAGCCAGATCGAACTGGCGCGCCGGGAGGAGCAGCTCGTCGAGCAGCGCGGCACCAACGCCCGTCGCGAGGCCGAGGAGAACGCGGGGGCCGACGGGGTGCGCGCCGAGGCGGAGGCGGCCCGCAAGGTGCGCCTGGCGCGGGCCGAGGCCGAGGCGGCGCGCGAGGTCGGCGCCGCACGGGCCGAGGCCCAGGCCGCCTGGTTGCGGGTGCACGGCGAGGTGGACGACGCGACCCTGCACGCCCTGGCCGCGACCCGGCTCGCCGAGAACCTGCCGCGCATCGACAGCCTCACCCTCTCCCCCGACGTGCTCACCGGCCTGCTCGGCAAGCTCGGTCGGCCCGGCCCGGAGACCCGGGCATGA
- a CDS encoding NADPH-dependent 2,4-dienoyl-CoA reductase, which produces MSPYPNLLSPLDLGFTTLPNRVLMGSMHIGLEEVEHGFERMAAFYAERARGGVGLMVTGGIAPNARACSLPGGAKMTTGAEAEQHALVTRAVHEAGGRIAMQILHFGRYAHHPDLVAPSAIQAPISAFTPHALDDDEVEETIEDFVRAALLAQRAGYDGVEIMGSEGYLINEFIAAATNHRTDRWGGSYENRIRFPVEIVRRVRERVGDDFILIYRLSMLDLVPGGSSLEEVVQLAREIEAAGATIINTGIGWHEARIPTIATSVPRGAYTWVTEKVRDAVSVPLVTSNRINTPEVAEEVLASGRADMVSMARPFLADPDFVAKAAEGRADAINTCIGCNQACLDHVFSGKVTSCLVNPRACHETELVLSPTRTVKRVAVVGAGPAGLACAVSAAGRGHRVTLFDAAEEIGGQLNVARRIPGKEEFDETLRHFRTRLREERVELRLGTRVTADALDGFDEIVLATGVTPRSPAIPGLDHPSVVGYLDVLRNGAPVGERVAIIGAGGIGFDVAEFLTDPGDSASLDPKVFFRQWGVDTDYRERGGLRTPERPKTPRSVHLLQRRTGKVGAGLGKTTGWIHRTELRHRGVTTVAGATYERIDDDGLHLTVDGEQRLLPVDTVVICAGQEPNRELYEELLAAGRPARLIGGADVAAELDAKRAIRQGTELAASL; this is translated from the coding sequence ATGAGCCCGTACCCGAATCTGCTGAGCCCGCTCGACCTCGGGTTCACCACCCTCCCCAACCGGGTGCTGATGGGGTCGATGCACATCGGTCTGGAGGAGGTCGAGCACGGCTTCGAGCGAATGGCCGCCTTCTACGCGGAACGTGCCCGGGGCGGCGTCGGCCTGATGGTCACCGGTGGCATCGCCCCGAACGCCCGCGCCTGCTCCCTGCCCGGCGGGGCGAAGATGACCACCGGGGCGGAGGCCGAGCAGCACGCCCTCGTCACCCGGGCCGTCCACGAGGCGGGCGGCCGGATCGCCATGCAGATCCTGCACTTCGGCAGGTACGCGCACCACCCGGACCTGGTCGCGCCGAGCGCGATCCAGGCACCGATCAGCGCCTTCACCCCGCACGCCCTCGACGACGACGAGGTGGAGGAGACCATCGAGGACTTCGTCCGGGCGGCACTGCTCGCGCAACGGGCCGGGTACGACGGCGTCGAGATCATGGGCTCCGAGGGCTACCTGATCAACGAGTTCATCGCCGCCGCCACCAACCACCGCACCGACCGCTGGGGCGGCTCGTACGAGAACCGCATCCGGTTCCCCGTCGAGATCGTGCGCCGGGTCCGCGAGCGGGTCGGTGACGACTTCATCCTGATCTACCGGCTGTCGATGCTGGACCTGGTGCCCGGCGGTTCCTCGCTGGAGGAGGTCGTGCAGCTGGCCCGCGAGATCGAGGCGGCCGGTGCGACGATCATCAACACCGGGATCGGCTGGCACGAGGCCCGCATCCCCACCATCGCCACCTCGGTGCCGCGCGGCGCCTACACCTGGGTCACGGAGAAGGTGCGCGACGCCGTCTCCGTCCCCCTGGTGACGAGCAACCGCATCAACACGCCCGAGGTCGCCGAGGAGGTCCTCGCCTCGGGCCGGGCGGACATGGTCTCGATGGCCCGGCCGTTCCTCGCCGATCCCGACTTCGTCGCCAAGGCCGCCGAGGGCCGCGCCGACGCGATCAACACCTGCATCGGCTGCAACCAGGCCTGCCTGGACCACGTCTTCAGCGGCAAGGTCACCTCCTGCCTGGTCAACCCGCGTGCCTGCCACGAGACCGAGCTCGTCCTGTCGCCCACCCGCACCGTGAAGCGGGTGGCGGTCGTGGGCGCCGGGCCCGCGGGCCTCGCGTGCGCCGTCTCGGCGGCCGGGCGCGGGCACCGGGTGACGCTCTTCGACGCGGCCGAGGAGATCGGAGGCCAGCTGAACGTGGCCCGCAGGATCCCGGGCAAGGAGGAGTTCGACGAGACGCTGCGCCACTTCCGCACCCGGCTGCGGGAGGAGCGGGTCGAGCTGAGGCTCGGTACGCGGGTCACGGCCGACGCGCTCGACGGCTTCGACGAGATCGTCCTCGCCACCGGCGTCACGCCCCGCTCCCCCGCGATACCGGGCCTGGACCACCCCAGCGTGGTCGGCTACCTCGACGTCCTGCGCAACGGGGCACCGGTCGGCGAGCGGGTCGCGATCATCGGGGCGGGCGGCATCGGCTTCGACGTCGCCGAGTTCCTGACCGACCCGGGCGACTCGGCGAGCCTCGATCCCAAGGTGTTCTTCCGGCAGTGGGGCGTCGACACCGACTACCGCGAGCGGGGCGGGCTCCGCACGCCGGAACGGCCGAAGACCCCCCGCAGCGTCCATCTGCTCCAGCGCAGGACCGGCAAGGTCGGCGCGGGGCTGGGGAAGACGACCGGCTGGATCCACCGCACCGAGCTGCGGCACCGCGGGGTCACGACGGTCGCGGGCGCCACGTACGAGCGGATCGACGACGACGGGCTGCACCTCACGGTCGACGGCGAGCAGCGCCTCCTGCCGGTCGACACGGTCGTGATCTGCGCGGGCCAGGAGCCGAACCGCGAGCTGTACGAGGAACTGCTCGCCGCAGGCCGGCCGGCACGTCTGATCGGCGGCGCCGACGTGGCGGCCGAGCTCGACGCCAAGCGGGCGATCCGTCAGGGCACGGAGCTGGCGGCCTCCCTCTGA
- a CDS encoding TetR-like C-terminal domain-containing protein, with protein MGRPADVGRRPARRSRHAPADRRPVGFRPERRRVQRAPAPDDDARGRSPPRRRGTPGADGRSPRLGAAEQEHPAHRRRRPELLCALREALIAPAASAIDAMVRRAVERGEIPADAPAAEFVSAQLLGVMRARPLLEGKYADERYLTRFVESAILPPLGLGASATRPLEPRAVRPSG; from the coding sequence GTGGGCCGACCGGCTGACGTCGGGCGCCGTCCCGCCCGTCGTTCCCGTCACGCCCCCGCCGACCGGCGTCCGGTCGGTTTCCGGCCGGAGCGCCGACGGGTCCAGCGGGCCCCGGCTCCCGATGACGACGCGCGAGGGCGTTCCCCTCCGCGCCGCCGCGGCACCCCGGGCGCCGACGGCCGGAGCCCGCGCCTGGGCGCGGCTGAGCAGGAACACCCCGCGCACCGCCGCCGCCGTCCCGAGCTGCTGTGCGCGCTGCGCGAGGCGCTGATCGCACCCGCCGCCTCGGCGATCGACGCCATGGTCCGGCGAGCCGTGGAACGCGGCGAGATCCCGGCGGACGCCCCCGCGGCGGAGTTCGTCTCCGCGCAGTTGCTGGGCGTGATGCGCGCCCGGCCGCTGCTGGAGGGGAAGTACGCGGACGAGAGGTATCTCACCCGGTTCGTGGAGAGCGCCATCCTTCCCCCGCTCGGCCTGGGCGCGTCCGCGACCCGGCCACTCGAGCCGCGGGCCGTCCGTCCGAGCGGATGA